The Lebetimonas natsushimae genomic sequence ACCGTCTTTTGTAATATGTGGTGCTCCGAAACTTCTTTGAAGTAATACATTTCTACCTTTTGGACCCATTGTAACTCTAACTGCATCAGCTAGTTTAGTTACTCCTGCTAAAAGTTCATTTCTTGCCGCATCTGAATATACTATATTTTTTGCCATTCTCCCCTCCTTATTCTATTTTTCCGAGAATATCGTCAGTATTTAATACTAAATATTCTTTTCCGTCTATTGTAATTTCAGTTCCTGCATATTTTGCAAATACTACTGTGTCTCCTACATTAATTGGTAAATTTTCATCTTCTTCAACTTCTTTTGAAATAGCAATTACTTTACCTTCTAATGGTTTTTCTTTTGCATTGTCCGGAATAATGATTCCACTTGCAGTTTTAGCTTCTTCTTCAACTCTTTCAATTAAAACTCTTAAGCCGATTGGTTTAAACATTTCCGCCTCCTTTTAGCAGTTATTTATTTTAACTGACGAAATTATATAAAAAAAAGAGAAAAAAGTCAAGAAAATTATTTGTCTTTTTGAAGAAAGTTTAGTGTAACTAACTAAATTATTTTATGAGGAAATCATTAAATTTGGTAAAAATAGTGAAATTTGCGGAATATATGTAATTAACAAAAGTCCTATTAAAATAACAAAAAACCAAGGTAATACCGCTTTCACTACATCTTTTATTGAAAGACCTGTTATACCACTTGCGACAAATAGATTTAAACCGACAGGAGGGGTTAGCATTCCAAGTTCCATATTGATTGTTATTATAACTCCAAAATGAATGGGATTGATTCCAAGCATTTTTGCCACCGGTAATAGTAAAGGAACCATAATCATAATAATTGAGCTTGGCTCCATAAAATTACCTGCAATAAGCAATAAAATATTTACTGCAATTAAAAATCCTATTTTACCAAGGTGCATATTCACAACCCAATCGCTAAGCATTTGAGGAATATTCTCGAGTGTTAAAAAATAAGCAAACATAGAGGCATTTGCAATAATAAATAAAATCATAGCGGATGTTTTTGCACTGTCTAAAAACACTATATATAATTCTTTAATATTTATATCTTTATAAATAAAAATTGCAATAAATAAAGCCCAAACCGCTGAAACAGCGGCGGCTTCTGTAGGGGTAAAAATTCCACCGTAAATTCCCCCGATAATTATAACTATTGTCATAAGCGCCCAAAAGGCTTCTTTAAATTTTTGCCATTTCTCAGACCAGCTTGCAGGTTTTTGTTTTTTAAAGCCCAGTCTTTTTGCTCCAATATAGGTAACAGCCATCAGCATAAAACCAATTATTAGTCCCGGAATTATTCCTGCAATAAACAGTTTTCCAATGCTCTGTTCTGCCGTTACTCCGTAAATAATCATTACTATACTTGGCGGAATTAAAATTCCAAGAGAGCCGCTTGCTGTAATGGTGCCCACTGCATAAGATTTAGGATATCCGGCAGCTGTAATTGCCCCAAACATAATGCTTCCAATTGCAGCAACGGTAGCAGGGGATGAACCTGAAACTGCCGCAAAAATAATACTTGCAAAAATGGCTGCTATTGGAAGTCCACCTGGCAAATGTCCAACAAAAGCTTTTGCAAATTCAACTATTCTTTTTGCACTTCCGCCCTTACTTAAAATATTTCCGGCAAGTATAAACATGGGAATAGCCATAAGAGCATATTTATCAAGTTTAGAAAACAAGGCACTTGCCAGATCAATTAATGATTCTTTACCTTCAAAGATATAAGAAGTTATAAAAGTACTAGCACCAAGCGCCACGGCTACAGGGGTGCTTAGCAGCAGTAAAATGAAAAAAATGCCAAAAAGAACTAACGCCACACTCATACATCTTCTCCAAGATTTAGTTTTGTCTCTTCTATAATCATTTCATGTTCACTGACCTGTTTTATTTGTTCAGGAGGGGTTTTAATAAGTTCTATTATTTTTTGAGACACCCTAAAAGCTGCACTTAAAAATGCAAGAGGAAGTGCCAAATATGGTATCCACATTGGTACATTTAAATCAATACTAATTTCTCCGCTGGCTTTAAGTCCAAAGTCCGGATCAAAAATAAACAGATATCCGAAATAACTGACTGCAAGCAGATAAATAAGTGTAATTAGTTTGGCAAGTATTGTTATATATTTAGCTAAGAGCGGCGGCAGTAAATCCACTAAAAGTGTAACTTTTATGTGGCATTCTTTCCTAAAGCAATATGCCGCCCCAAAAAAGGCGGACCATATAAATAGGTAATTTGTAAGTTCAAATGCCCAGTCAATCCCTTTATGAAAAACAAATCTGGCTATTACATTTATAAAAGCCAGAAATACGCCGGCACTTATTCCAAAAGCGGCTATAAATTCATTAATTAGACCAATTAATATATCAATGAATTTTAATATTTTCATTCACCCGCTTTTATTGCTTTTTCAATTAAATCTTTTCCTATTGTGTCGTAAAATTTAGGATAAATACTTCTTAATTTAGTTTCCCAGGCTTTTCTTTGTTCAGGAGTTAAAGTATCAATTTCAAGTT encodes the following:
- a CDS encoding TRAP transporter small permease, encoding MKILKFIDILIGLINEFIAAFGISAGVFLAFINVIARFVFHKGIDWAFELTNYLFIWSAFFGAAYCFRKECHIKVTLLVDLLPPLLAKYITILAKLITLIYLLAVSYFGYLFIFDPDFGLKASGEISIDLNVPMWIPYLALPLAFLSAAFRVSQKIIELIKTPPEQIKQVSEHEMIIEETKLNLGEDV
- a CDS encoding TRAP transporter large permease; this translates as MSVALVLFGIFFILLLLSTPVAVALGASTFITSYIFEGKESLIDLASALFSKLDKYALMAIPMFILAGNILSKGGSAKRIVEFAKAFVGHLPGGLPIAAIFASIIFAAVSGSSPATVAAIGSIMFGAITAAGYPKSYAVGTITASGSLGILIPPSIVMIIYGVTAEQSIGKLFIAGIIPGLIIGFMLMAVTYIGAKRLGFKKQKPASWSEKWQKFKEAFWALMTIVIIIGGIYGGIFTPTEAAAVSAVWALFIAIFIYKDINIKELYIVFLDSAKTSAMILFIIANASMFAYFLTLENIPQMLSDWVVNMHLGKIGFLIAVNILLLIAGNFMEPSSIIMIMVPLLLPVAKMLGINPIHFGVIITINMELGMLTPPVGLNLFVASGITGLSIKDVVKAVLPWFFVILIGLLLITYIPQISLFLPNLMISS
- the groES gene encoding co-chaperone GroES, with the translated sequence MFKPIGLRVLIERVEEEAKTASGIIIPDNAKEKPLEGKVIAISKEVEEDENLPINVGDTVVFAKYAGTEITIDGKEYLVLNTDDILGKIE